One stretch of Rhizobium rhizoryzae DNA includes these proteins:
- the atpD gene encoding F0F1 ATP synthase subunit beta, with product MAIATGSSLGKVTQVIGAVVDVAFDGDLPPILNALETDNNGSRLVLEVAQHLGENSVRTIAMDSTEGLVRGQPVKDTGAPISVPVGDQTLGRIMNVIGEPVDEAGPLDTSTLRAIHQEAPAYVEQSTEGQILVTGIKVVDLLAPYAKGGKIGLFGGAGVGKTVLIMELINNVAKAHGGYSVFAGVGERTREGNDLYHEMIESGVNKHGGGEGSKAALVYGQMNEPPGARARVALTGLTIAEDFRDKGQDVLFFVDNIFRFTQAGSEVSALLGRIPSAVGYQPTLATDMGQMQERITTTTKGSITSVQAIYVPADDLTDPAPATSFAHLDATTVLSRSIAEKGIYPAVDPLDSTSRMLDPMVVGEEHYEVARKVQTTLQRYKSLQDIIAILGMDELSEEDKMTVARARKIERFLSQPFFVAEVFTGSPGKLVALEDTIKGFKGLVNGEYDHLPEAAFYMVGSIEEAIEKAKKLAAAA from the coding sequence ATGGCTATCGCAACGGGCTCGTCCCTCGGCAAGGTGACGCAGGTTATCGGCGCCGTCGTTGACGTCGCATTTGATGGCGACCTGCCGCCGATCCTGAATGCGCTTGAAACAGACAACAATGGCAGCCGCCTTGTTCTCGAAGTCGCGCAGCACCTCGGCGAAAACTCTGTCCGCACCATCGCTATGGACTCGACCGAAGGTCTGGTTCGTGGTCAGCCGGTCAAGGACACAGGCGCTCCGATCTCGGTTCCGGTTGGTGACCAGACGCTCGGCCGTATCATGAACGTCATTGGCGAGCCAGTTGACGAAGCTGGTCCGCTGGACACGTCCACGCTCCGCGCCATCCACCAGGAAGCTCCGGCTTACGTCGAACAGTCGACGGAAGGCCAGATCCTGGTCACGGGCATCAAGGTCGTCGACCTTCTGGCTCCTTACGCCAAGGGCGGTAAGATCGGCCTGTTCGGCGGCGCCGGCGTTGGCAAGACGGTTCTCATCATGGAACTGATCAACAACGTCGCGAAGGCGCACGGTGGTTACTCGGTCTTCGCCGGCGTGGGTGAGCGTACCCGCGAAGGAAACGACCTCTATCACGAAATGATCGAGTCTGGCGTTAACAAGCATGGTGGTGGCGAAGGCTCCAAGGCTGCTCTCGTTTACGGTCAGATGAACGAACCGCCGGGCGCACGTGCACGCGTTGCTCTGACGGGTCTGACGATCGCTGAAGACTTCCGTGACAAGGGCCAAGACGTTCTGTTCTTCGTCGACAACATCTTCCGCTTCACGCAGGCTGGTTCCGAAGTGTCGGCTCTCCTGGGCCGTATTCCCTCGGCCGTTGGTTATCAGCCGACGCTGGCAACAGACATGGGCCAGATGCAGGAACGCATCACGACCACGACGAAGGGCTCGATTACCTCGGTTCAGGCCATCTACGTTCCTGCCGACGACTTGACCGACCCGGCTCCGGCAACCTCGTTCGCCCACTTGGACGCAACAACCGTTCTGTCGCGCTCGATCGCTGAAAAGGGCATCTACCCGGCTGTGGATCCGCTGGACTCCACGTCCCGTATGCTTGACCCGATGGTTGTCGGTGAAGAGCACTACGAAGTTGCCCGTAAGGTTCAGACGACTCTGCAGCGCTACAAGTCGCTTCAGGACATCATTGCCATCCTCGGGATGGACGAACTGTCCGAAGAGGACAAGATGACGGTTGCCCGCGCCCGTAAGATCGAGCGCTTCCTTTCGCAGCCATTCTTCGTTGCTGAAGTCTTCACCGGTTCTCCGGGTAAGCTGGTGGCCCTGGAAGACACGATCAAGGGCTTCAAGGGTCTGGTCAACGGTGAATACGACCACCTGCCGGAAGCTGCTTTCTACATGGTTGGCTCCATCGAGGAAGCCATCGAGAAGGCGAAGAAGCTGGCAGCTGCTGCCTAA
- a CDS encoding F0F1 ATP synthase subunit epsilon — translation MADSFDFELVSPERLLVSEKVTEVIIPATLGEMTVLAKHAPTMTTIKPGVLTVKLVSGQVKKYVVFGGFADILPSGCTVLAESAVAQEDANRDLFQQRIEALRADISDAPTDEHRTKLEHMLAELTHLNHSILPG, via the coding sequence ATGGCCGACTCTTTTGATTTTGAATTGGTGTCTCCCGAGCGCCTGCTGGTTTCGGAAAAGGTGACGGAAGTCATCATTCCGGCAACTCTCGGTGAGATGACCGTATTGGCGAAGCATGCGCCAACGATGACGACGATCAAGCCAGGCGTGCTGACCGTCAAGCTGGTCTCTGGCCAGGTCAAGAAGTACGTCGTGTTCGGCGGGTTCGCGGACATTCTGCCTTCGGGCTGCACCGTGCTGGCGGAGTCTGCTGTTGCCCAGGAAGACGCAAATCGCGATCTCTTCCAGCAGCGGATTGAAGCTCTGCGCGCCGATATCTCGGATGCGCCCACGGATGAGCATCGCACGAAGCTCGAGCACATGCTGGCCGAACTCACGCATCTCAACCATTCGATTCTGCCTGGTTGA
- a CDS encoding L-lactate dehydrogenase yields MKVGIVGAGMVGSAAGFALALAGTASEIVFVDQNRALALAQAEDISHATPFHSATKVTSGGYDALDGADMVILAAGVSQKPGETRLALLERNTEVFRVVVGAVLAVVSDPILLIASNPVDIMTHVATRLSGLPRSKVIGSGTILDTARFRSLIGRHLGISPQSVHAYVLGEHGDSEVLTWSNARAGSIGLSAFAEQVGRPLTQDLRQSIDHDVRNAAYRIIEGKGSTYYGIGGGLARIVKAIAQDQQAILSVSTTTDVVEGIENVTLSLPRVIGRAGVHLDLHPDLDDEEREGLRRSAEMLKDLSGKLAL; encoded by the coding sequence ATGAAAGTCGGCATCGTGGGTGCAGGCATGGTCGGCAGTGCGGCAGGGTTTGCGCTCGCGCTTGCAGGAACCGCCAGCGAAATCGTTTTCGTCGATCAGAACCGCGCACTTGCGCTGGCGCAGGCAGAAGATATCTCCCACGCGACTCCGTTCCATTCGGCGACCAAGGTCACATCCGGTGGTTATGACGCGCTGGACGGCGCCGACATGGTCATCCTCGCAGCTGGTGTCAGCCAGAAGCCGGGTGAAACGCGTCTGGCCCTCCTCGAACGGAATACGGAGGTATTTCGTGTTGTCGTCGGCGCCGTGCTGGCTGTGGTTTCTGATCCTATCCTTTTGATCGCGTCGAACCCGGTCGATATCATGACGCATGTCGCAACACGGCTTTCCGGCCTGCCGAGAAGCAAGGTCATCGGGTCTGGAACCATTCTGGATACGGCGCGCTTCCGGAGCCTCATCGGCCGTCATCTCGGCATCTCCCCACAATCCGTGCACGCCTATGTGCTGGGGGAACATGGTGACAGCGAGGTGTTGACGTGGTCGAATGCACGGGCCGGTTCCATCGGGCTCAGTGCTTTCGCCGAACAGGTCGGCCGGCCTCTGACGCAGGACCTGCGTCAATCAATCGATCACGATGTCCGTAACGCGGCCTATCGCATCATTGAAGGTAAAGGATCAACCTATTACGGGATCGGTGGGGGCCTGGCCCGGATCGTGAAAGCCATAGCGCAGGATCAGCAGGCGATCCTATCTGTCTCGACCACCACAGACGTTGTCGAGGGCATCGAGAATGTCACGCTCTCCTTGCCCCGCGTCATCGGTCGGGCCGGGGTCCACCTTGATCTTCATCCCGACCTCGACGACGAGGAGAGGGAAGGGCTCAGGAGAAGTGCCGAGATGTTGAAGGATTTGTCTGGAAAGCTCGCATTGTAG
- a CDS encoding LysR family transcriptional regulator, with translation MIDKLEFFIALAGAGHFGRAAEECGVSQPTLSAAIRQLEDQLGVILVVRGSRYQGLTPEGQRVLEWARRIVSDTRTMREEMRAARKGLAGHIRLAVIPTALAMVPRLTEPFQARHPAVTFSVTSRTSLLVLSQLENLEIDAGITYLDNEPLGRVTTVPLYSERYHLIAATGTPLADQESVTWKEVSALRLCLLTPDMQNRRIINKHMAEAGVWAKPTLESNSMIVLFSHIRTGQWASIMPRNVAESFGFPEQIRMVPIVEPDAEHLVGLVATHREPHTPLVSALLHEARLRAAALDFDRNLLSSDGKPLLT, from the coding sequence ATGATCGATAAGCTCGAATTCTTCATTGCTTTGGCCGGTGCTGGTCATTTCGGTCGCGCCGCGGAGGAGTGTGGGGTCTCCCAGCCCACACTCTCGGCGGCCATTCGCCAGCTTGAAGACCAGCTGGGCGTCATTCTTGTCGTGCGCGGTTCCCGCTATCAGGGCCTTACACCCGAGGGACAGCGCGTGCTGGAATGGGCGCGACGGATCGTCAGCGATACCCGCACCATGCGCGAAGAGATGCGGGCCGCGCGGAAAGGTCTCGCCGGTCATATCCGGCTTGCCGTCATTCCCACTGCGCTGGCCATGGTGCCACGCCTCACGGAGCCATTTCAGGCGCGCCATCCGGCAGTTACGTTCTCTGTCACGTCGCGCACGTCACTCCTGGTGCTCAGTCAGCTGGAAAATCTCGAGATCGACGCCGGCATCACATACCTCGACAATGAACCGCTTGGCCGCGTGACGACGGTTCCGCTCTATTCGGAGCGGTATCACCTGATTGCCGCAACAGGAACGCCACTGGCAGACCAGGAATCGGTGACCTGGAAAGAGGTTTCCGCTCTTCGGCTTTGCCTATTGACGCCGGATATGCAAAACCGCCGCATCATCAACAAGCACATGGCAGAAGCTGGTGTCTGGGCCAAGCCAACGCTTGAATCGAATTCGATGATCGTGCTGTTTTCCCATATCAGGACCGGTCAATGGGCGTCGATCATGCCGCGTAACGTCGCGGAATCCTTTGGTTTTCCGGAACAGATCCGAATGGTTCCGATCGTCGAGCCAGATGCCGAACATCTGGTTGGGCTGGTCGCAACGCATCGCGAACCACATACTCCGCTGGTCTCTGCCCTGCTGCACGAGGCGCGATTGCGCGCTGCAGCATTGGATTTCGATAGAAATCTCCTATCGAGCGACGGAAAGCCGTTATTGACCTAG
- a CDS encoding formate dehydrogenase subunit gamma encodes MNIRAVAVDEATRVSEIVESCRHLEGPLLPVLHKVQAEFGFVPESAKQIIAKALNLSRAEVHGVVTFYHDFRDHPAGRHTLKLCRAEACQSMGCESLAEQIKAKLGVDWHGTTSDGAITLEPVFCLGLCAQAPAAMLDGDVYARLDEDCLGEILTEARR; translated from the coding sequence ATGAACATTCGTGCCGTTGCCGTCGATGAGGCAACACGGGTTTCCGAGATCGTTGAAAGCTGTCGCCATCTGGAAGGGCCGCTTCTTCCTGTTCTTCATAAGGTGCAGGCTGAATTCGGTTTCGTTCCCGAGAGTGCAAAGCAAATCATCGCCAAAGCTCTCAACCTGTCACGGGCCGAGGTTCACGGGGTCGTCACCTTCTACCACGATTTTCGCGATCATCCTGCCGGACGGCATACGCTGAAGCTCTGTCGCGCCGAGGCTTGCCAGTCGATGGGCTGCGAGTCTCTGGCGGAGCAGATCAAGGCAAAGCTGGGCGTTGATTGGCATGGGACGACTTCGGACGGTGCGATCACGCTTGAGCCGGTCTTCTGTCTTGGCCTTTGTGCGCAGGCGCCTGCCGCGATGCTGGATGGCGATGTCTATGCCCGCCTGGACGAAGACTGTCTTGGCGAAATCCTGACGGAGGCGCGCCGATGA
- a CDS encoding formate dehydrogenase beta subunit produces MSVTVFVPRDAAALAVGADRVAAAIEKEAAARGVDVRIVRNGSRGMLWLEVLVEVRTSKGRIAYGPVKASDAASLFDADFLSGGDHPLCHGLTKEIPFLKSQTRLTFARCGVTDPLSLEDYRHYQGMKGLANALAMAPADIVKQVTDSGLRGRGGAGFPTGIKWKTVADAVGDQKYIVCNADEGDSGTFADRMIMEGDPFVLIEGMVIAGIAVGATKGYIYTRSEYPHAIATMSEAIEVARREGILGSSVLGSAYAFDMEVRVGAGAYVCGEETSLLNSLEGKRGVVRAKPPLPALQGLFGKPTVVNNVMSLASIPVIMDRGAAFYRDFGVGRSHGTIPIQLAGNLKHGGLYETAFGLPLGQLINEIGGGTISGRPVKAVQVGGPLGAYFPPSLFETIFDYEAFAAAGGLIGHAGVVVFDDTADMLKQARFAMEFCAVESCGKCTPCRIGSTRGVETVDKIARGIEPEKNKVLLEDLCNTMKFGSLCALGGFTPYPVMSALTHFPEDFAPAPVREAAE; encoded by the coding sequence ATGAGTGTCACCGTTTTCGTTCCTCGCGATGCTGCCGCCCTGGCTGTTGGTGCTGACAGGGTTGCTGCGGCAATCGAGAAGGAAGCTGCCGCGCGCGGCGTGGATGTCCGCATCGTCCGCAACGGTTCGCGCGGCATGCTGTGGCTGGAAGTTCTGGTGGAGGTTCGCACTTCCAAGGGCCGTATAGCCTATGGACCGGTGAAAGCTTCCGATGCCGCATCTTTGTTCGATGCGGATTTTCTGAGTGGCGGCGATCACCCGCTTTGTCATGGGCTGACCAAGGAAATCCCGTTCCTCAAAAGCCAGACGCGGCTGACATTCGCCCGCTGTGGTGTGACGGATCCATTGTCGCTCGAAGACTACCGGCATTACCAGGGCATGAAGGGTCTGGCCAACGCGCTTGCCATGGCGCCTGCAGATATCGTGAAACAGGTGACCGATAGTGGCCTGCGTGGTCGAGGTGGTGCAGGCTTCCCGACCGGTATCAAGTGGAAGACGGTTGCAGATGCTGTCGGCGACCAGAAATACATCGTTTGCAATGCAGACGAGGGTGATAGCGGCACGTTCGCAGACCGGATGATCATGGAAGGGGACCCCTTCGTCCTGATTGAAGGCATGGTGATCGCGGGCATAGCGGTCGGAGCGACCAAGGGTTACATCTATACCCGGTCCGAATATCCGCATGCGATTGCGACCATGAGCGAGGCAATCGAGGTCGCCCGCCGGGAAGGCATTCTTGGCTCGTCGGTGTTAGGATCTGCTTACGCATTCGACATGGAGGTGCGCGTTGGGGCCGGTGCCTATGTCTGCGGTGAGGAAACATCCCTGCTGAACAGCCTGGAAGGCAAGCGAGGCGTCGTACGTGCCAAGCCTCCATTGCCAGCGCTTCAGGGCCTGTTCGGCAAGCCCACTGTCGTCAACAATGTTATGTCCCTTGCATCGATCCCGGTCATCATGGATCGGGGCGCCGCCTTCTATCGTGACTTCGGCGTCGGTCGTTCACATGGGACGATCCCGATCCAGCTCGCCGGTAACCTGAAGCATGGCGGGCTTTACGAGACCGCGTTTGGCCTGCCGCTTGGCCAGCTGATCAACGAAATCGGTGGCGGCACGATCTCCGGGCGTCCGGTCAAGGCCGTTCAGGTCGGCGGGCCTCTGGGCGCCTACTTCCCGCCTTCGCTCTTCGAGACAATTTTCGATTATGAGGCTTTTGCGGCGGCAGGCGGCCTGATCGGTCATGCTGGTGTCGTGGTTTTCGATGATACGGCGGATATGCTCAAGCAGGCGCGGTTCGCCATGGAGTTCTGTGCGGTCGAAAGCTGCGGCAAGTGCACGCCCTGCCGCATCGGCTCGACGCGTGGCGTCGAGACGGTCGACAAGATCGCGCGCGGCATCGAGCCGGAGAAGAACAAGGTGCTGCTGGAAGATCTCTGCAACACCATGAAGTTCGGTTCGCTCTGTGCACTTGGCGGCTTTACGCCTTACCCGGTCATGAGCGCGCTGACACATTTCCCGGAGGATTTCGCACCTGCACCGGTGAGGGAGGCGGCAGAATGA
- the fdhF gene encoding formate dehydrogenase subunit alpha → MPLVPEIDYGTPASRSREMVTLTIDGCEVTVPAGTSIMRASMEAGIQVPKLCATDMVDAFGSCRLCLIEVEGRNGTPASCTTPVAAGLVVYTQTERLKAIRKGVMELYISDHPLDCLTCAANGDCELQDMAGAVGLRDVRYGYEGENHVKARSAVGEVNAQWMPKDESNPYFTYDPSKCIVCSRCVRACEEVQGTFALTIEGRGFDSRVSPGAHEAFLSSECVSCGACVQACPTATLTEKSVIEIGQPEHSVVTTCAYCGVGCSFKAEMRGEELVRMVPWKDGQANRGHSCVKGRFAYGYASHKDRILNPMIREKISDPWREVTWEEAFAHVASEFRRIQYQYGRESIGGITSSRCTNEETYLVQKLIRAGFGNNNVDTCARVCHSPTGYGLGQAFGTSAGTQNFDSVEHTDVVIVIGANPTDGHPVFGSRLKKRLRQGAKLIVIDPRRIDLVRSAHIEASYHLPLKPGTNVAVLTALAHVIVTEGLFEERFIRERCDWSEFEDWAAFVSEAQHSPEETEKFTGVPAEDLRGAARLYAKGGNGAIYYGLGVTEHSQGSTTVMAIANLAMATGNIGRPGVGVNPLRGQNNVQGSCDMGSFPHELPGYRHISDDATRETFEKLWGVTLNNEPGLRIPNMLDAAVEGTFKGIYIQGEDILQSDPDTKHVSAGLAAMECVVVHDLFLNETANYAHVFLPGSTFLEKDGTFTNAERRINRVRRVMTPKNGYADWEVTQKMAQAMGLKWAYSHPSEIMDEIAATTPSFAGVSYAYLEEKGSVQWPCNEKFPNGSPIMHVDGFVRGKGKFIRTEYVATDERTGPRFPLLLTTGRILSQYNVGAQTRRTANVVWHEEDLLEIHPHDAEQRGIKDGDWVKLASRAGDTTLRALITDRVAPGVVYTTFHHPTTQANVITTDFSDWATNCPEYKVTAVQISPSNGPTEWQEEYEELSRKSRRIAGKLEAAG, encoded by the coding sequence ATGCCCCTCGTTCCTGAAATCGATTACGGTACACCCGCATCCAGATCCAGAGAGATGGTAACGCTGACCATCGATGGTTGCGAGGTCACGGTGCCAGCCGGAACCTCCATCATGCGCGCCTCCATGGAGGCCGGTATCCAGGTGCCTAAACTCTGCGCGACCGACATGGTCGATGCATTCGGATCCTGCCGCCTCTGTCTCATCGAGGTGGAGGGCCGCAACGGCACCCCCGCCTCCTGCACGACGCCCGTTGCTGCCGGACTTGTGGTTTACACGCAGACGGAGCGGCTGAAGGCGATCCGCAAGGGCGTGATGGAGCTCTATATCTCCGACCATCCGCTGGACTGTCTGACCTGCGCCGCCAATGGTGATTGCGAGTTGCAGGATATGGCGGGCGCTGTGGGTCTTCGCGACGTGCGCTACGGCTATGAGGGTGAAAATCACGTCAAGGCGCGCTCGGCGGTGGGCGAGGTCAACGCGCAATGGATGCCGAAGGACGAGAGCAATCCTTATTTCACCTATGACCCTTCCAAGTGCATCGTCTGCTCTCGCTGCGTTCGCGCCTGCGAGGAAGTCCAGGGTACGTTTGCACTGACGATTGAAGGTCGCGGCTTCGATAGCCGCGTCTCCCCCGGCGCACATGAGGCGTTCCTATCGTCGGAATGCGTATCCTGCGGTGCCTGCGTACAGGCTTGCCCGACGGCGACGCTGACCGAAAAATCGGTGATCGAGATCGGCCAGCCGGAACATTCGGTTGTGACCACCTGCGCCTATTGCGGTGTAGGCTGCTCCTTCAAGGCTGAAATGCGTGGCGAGGAACTGGTGCGCATGGTGCCGTGGAAGGACGGACAGGCCAATCGCGGTCACTCCTGCGTCAAGGGTCGGTTCGCCTATGGTTACGCAAGCCACAAGGACCGTATCCTCAACCCAATGATCCGAGAGAAGATCTCTGATCCTTGGCGCGAAGTGACATGGGAAGAAGCCTTTGCCCATGTGGCGTCCGAATTCCGTCGTATTCAGTATCAGTACGGCCGCGAATCCATTGGTGGCATCACATCGTCGCGCTGCACGAACGAGGAAACGTACCTCGTTCAGAAGCTGATCCGCGCCGGTTTCGGCAACAACAATGTCGATACTTGCGCCCGTGTCTGCCATTCGCCAACCGGTTATGGTCTGGGCCAGGCCTTCGGTACATCGGCGGGCACGCAGAATTTCGACAGCGTCGAGCATACGGATGTTGTGATCGTCATCGGCGCCAACCCAACAGACGGTCATCCGGTTTTCGGTTCGCGCCTCAAGAAGCGCCTTCGTCAGGGCGCGAAGCTGATCGTCATCGATCCGCGCCGTATCGATCTCGTTCGCTCTGCGCATATCGAAGCCTCCTATCACCTGCCGCTGAAACCCGGTACCAATGTGGCAGTGCTGACGGCGCTTGCGCATGTCATCGTCACCGAAGGCCTGTTTGAAGAGCGGTTTATTCGCGAACGCTGCGATTGGTCCGAGTTCGAGGATTGGGCAGCCTTCGTCTCCGAAGCGCAGCATTCTCCGGAAGAGACAGAGAAATTCACTGGTGTGCCGGCAGAAGACCTGCGTGGAGCCGCGCGTCTTTATGCCAAGGGTGGCAATGGCGCGATCTATTACGGTCTCGGCGTGACTGAGCACAGCCAGGGCTCAACCACCGTCATGGCGATTGCCAACCTTGCCATGGCCACGGGCAATATCGGTCGTCCGGGCGTGGGCGTTAACCCGCTGCGTGGCCAGAACAATGTGCAGGGCTCCTGCGATATGGGCTCCTTCCCGCACGAGCTTCCCGGTTATCGCCACATCTCGGATGATGCAACCCGCGAGACCTTCGAAAAGCTCTGGGGCGTTACGCTGAACAACGAGCCGGGCCTGCGCATTCCGAACATGCTGGATGCCGCCGTCGAAGGCACGTTCAAGGGCATCTATATCCAGGGCGAGGATATTCTTCAGTCTGACCCGGATACCAAGCATGTGTCTGCCGGACTGGCGGCCATGGAATGTGTCGTCGTGCACGACCTTTTCCTGAACGAGACCGCCAACTATGCGCATGTCTTCCTGCCGGGTTCGACCTTCCTGGAAAAGGATGGCACATTCACCAATGCCGAACGTCGTATCAACCGCGTACGCCGAGTAATGACGCCAAAGAACGGCTATGCGGATTGGGAAGTAACCCAGAAGATGGCTCAGGCCATGGGCTTGAAATGGGCCTACAGTCACCCGTCTGAAATCATGGACGAGATTGCGGCCACCACGCCAAGCTTTGCCGGTGTCTCCTATGCCTATCTGGAGGAAAAGGGCTCGGTCCAATGGCCTTGCAATGAGAAGTTTCCCAACGGTTCCCCTATCATGCATGTGGACGGATTTGTGCGCGGGAAAGGTAAGTTCATACGAACGGAATATGTGGCGACGGATGAACGCACCGGCCCGCGTTTCCCGCTGCTTCTCACCACCGGCCGCATTCTCTCGCAGTACAATGTCGGTGCGCAGACGCGGCGTACGGCCAATGTCGTCTGGCATGAGGAGGACCTGCTGGAGATCCATCCGCATGATGCCGAACAGCGTGGCATCAAGGATGGTGACTGGGTCAAGCTTGCCAGCCGTGCAGGCGATACTACGTTGCGGGCGCTGATTACGGATCGTGTTGCGCCGGGCGTCGTCTATACCACCTTCCATCACCCGACAACGCAGGCCAATGTCATCACCACCGATTTCTCGGACTGGGCAACGAACTGTCCAGAATACAAGGTCACGGCAGTGCAGATCTCGCCGTCCAACGGGCCAACGGAATGGCAGGAGGAATATGAGGAACTCAGCCGCAAGTCACGCCGGATTGCCGGCAAGCTGGAAGCGGCGGGGTAA
- the fdhD gene encoding formate dehydrogenase accessory sulfurtransferase FdhD — MVGETSRRIGALSFRQGRLSEASRLVPEEVPVAFSYGGSTHAVMMATPSDLVDFAYGFSLAEEIIRLSEDIVAVESVEAGAGIDVQVTLKDSTADALTARRRKMAGPVGCGLCGIESIEQAARQVAKVPEPLPWLSADHVALAVRMLGDAQKLNRGTRAVHGAGFYRPARGLIALREDVGRHNALDKLVGSIVREGEAARDGAVVVTSRLSVEMVQKTAILGCPVLIAISAPTALAIDTANEAGMTLIGIARGDEFEVFTRPDRFMSGEAAHVA; from the coding sequence ATGGTGGGAGAGACGAGCCGCAGGATAGGCGCATTGAGCTTCCGGCAGGGGCGGCTTTCCGAAGCCTCCCGTCTGGTGCCTGAGGAAGTTCCGGTTGCCTTTTCCTATGGCGGATCCACCCATGCGGTCATGATGGCGACCCCGTCCGATCTGGTGGATTTCGCCTACGGTTTTTCGCTGGCGGAGGAGATCATCCGCTTAAGCGAGGACATCGTCGCCGTCGAGAGTGTCGAAGCCGGTGCTGGCATCGATGTCCAGGTCACCCTGAAGGACAGCACTGCCGATGCGCTGACCGCGCGCCGGCGCAAGATGGCGGGCCCGGTTGGGTGTGGTCTGTGCGGCATCGAATCCATAGAGCAGGCTGCGCGGCAGGTCGCGAAGGTTCCGGAACCCTTGCCATGGCTGTCCGCCGATCATGTTGCCTTGGCAGTGCGAATGCTTGGCGACGCCCAGAAACTCAACCGCGGAACACGCGCAGTGCATGGTGCGGGTTTCTATCGCCCGGCTCGAGGATTGATAGCGTTGCGGGAGGATGTCGGTCGGCATAATGCGCTCGACAAGCTTGTTGGTTCCATCGTCCGCGAAGGCGAGGCGGCGCGCGATGGCGCCGTGGTGGTGACCAGCCGTCTGTCGGTGGAAATGGTGCAGAAGACGGCCATTCTTGGCTGTCCGGTTCTCATTGCGATTTCCGCGCCCACAGCGCTTGCAATCGATACGGCAAATGAAGCGGGCATGACCCTGATTGGAATTGCCCGGGGAGATGAATTCGAAGTGTTTACGAGGCCCGATCGTTTCATGTCCGGGGAGGCTGCCCATGTCGCTTAA
- a CDS encoding formate dehydrogenase subunit delta has protein sequence MSLNHTDEKLVRMANQIATFFLSQPEEVRVDGVATHINKFWEPRMRRRFFEMIDQGIGGFLPLVVQASSKIKRPNAATTNAVGLGQDAAHGAPGGRGPIAGESLSEPSIPAGST, from the coding sequence ATGTCGCTTAATCACACCGATGAAAAGCTGGTTCGGATGGCGAACCAGATCGCGACCTTCTTCCTGTCGCAGCCGGAAGAGGTGCGGGTGGATGGCGTTGCCACCCACATCAACAAGTTCTGGGAACCGCGTATGCGCCGCCGGTTCTTCGAGATGATCGACCAGGGCATTGGCGGATTTCTTCCGCTCGTCGTCCAGGCCTCCTCGAAGATCAAGCGGCCAAACGCTGCCACTACAAATGCTGTCGGCCTCGGCCAGGATGCGGCTCATGGCGCACCTGGAGGTCGCGGACCGATTGCCGGCGAATCCCTGTCGGAACCAAGTATTCCGGCGGGCTCTACCTGA